The following proteins are co-located in the ANME-2 cluster archaeon genome:
- a CDS encoding AAA family ATPase, producing MAKVYTIASGKGGTGKTTTTVNLGTALALLGKKTVIIDADIGMANLGLLLGLEKSPVTLHEVLSGKADVKEAVYEGPGGVYVIPCGISLQGFQNSDPEKLQEVMTTLIEDMDFMLIDAPAGISKDGVIPLAIADKVILVVNPELSSMADALKTKVLTEMLGGEIGGAILNRAGLGRTEINKQKVADLLNVDVIEMVPEDSNVRRSATFKTPIVIKTPNSPAAVAFKRLAAYVSDTDFLEPAEGEEENEEGFVGRIARVLFESK from the coding sequence ATCGCAAAAGTGTATACGATTGCATCTGGAAAAGGTGGTACCGGAAAAACTACAACCACCGTCAACCTGGGAACGGCACTTGCGCTTCTTGGTAAAAAAACAGTTATAATCGATGCAGATATAGGTATGGCAAACCTTGGCCTTTTGCTGGGCCTTGAAAAAAGTCCTGTCACCCTGCACGAAGTATTGAGTGGAAAAGCAGACGTGAAGGAAGCAGTATATGAAGGTCCCGGTGGCGTATATGTCATACCCTGCGGCATCTCACTCCAGGGATTCCAGAACTCAGACCCTGAAAAGCTGCAGGAAGTAATGACCACACTTATCGAAGATATGGATTTCATGTTGATCGATGCCCCGGCAGGTATCAGTAAGGATGGTGTGATACCTCTGGCCATTGCAGATAAAGTTATTCTGGTTGTTAATCCCGAATTATCATCCATGGCTGACGCCTTGAAGACCAAGGTCTTAACCGAAATGCTTGGTGGGGAGATTGGCGGGGCTATCCTTAACCGGGCGGGACTGGGGCGAACAGAAATAAACAAGCAAAAAGTAGCAGACCTTTTAAATGTAGATGTCATTGAAATGGTGCCAGAAGATTCAAATGTACGGCGATCTGCCACGTTTAAAACACCAATCGTCATCAAAACACCAAACTCTCCTGCAGCCGTCGCATTCAAACGATTAGCAGCTTATGTCTCAGACACTGATTTCCTTGAACCCGCGGAAGGTGAGGAAGAAAACGAGGAGGGGTTTGTAGGAAGGATTGCAAGAGTCCTGTTCGAGAGTAAATAA
- a CDS encoding calcium/sodium antiporter: MLPDILLFIIAFPIIVYSSDFFTENAVKLARSFGVSQFLIGITIVGIGTSLPEIVVTDYASFSGVSGIVIGNVVGSNITNIALVLGLSFFIRNTVISDDHMFKESIIHLLVISFGIILILTDDSISRLEGVILTGVYIVYILYSIKSHKKPNESKNNDDFNIKIIFYTLAGLVGVLIGSKLLVDSAVNLADQMGISSAVIGLTVIALGTSLPELAVSISAARRGFTMLILGNVIGSNITNIVLAMGTASMIREVVVEDAFLFRFNLAYMLLLSLILILVVRKKEISRLWGALYLLMYVFFIYSIYTI; encoded by the coding sequence ATGTTACCTGATATACTGTTATTTATCATTGCTTTCCCTATAATTGTATATTCCAGTGATTTTTTTACAGAGAATGCTGTTAAACTTGCCAGGTCTTTCGGGGTTTCACAATTTCTTATAGGTATAACCATAGTAGGGATAGGGACATCCCTGCCAGAGATCGTTGTGACCGACTATGCATCCTTTTCAGGTGTATCAGGCATTGTGATTGGCAATGTTGTAGGTTCCAATATCACAAATATTGCGCTTGTACTTGGTTTATCTTTTTTTATAAGAAATACTGTCATCTCTGATGACCACATGTTCAAGGAAAGTATCATTCATTTACTTGTGATTAGTTTTGGTATAATCCTAATTCTAACCGATGACAGCATAAGCAGGCTTGAAGGTGTGATACTAACAGGGGTATATATCGTATATATATTATATTCAATAAAATCCCATAAAAAACCTAATGAATCAAAGAACAACGATGATTTCAATATCAAAATAATTTTTTACACGTTGGCCGGACTGGTCGGTGTGCTCATTGGCAGCAAATTGCTGGTTGATTCAGCTGTCAACCTGGCAGACCAAATGGGGATTTCAAGTGCGGTTATCGGTCTTACCGTAATTGCACTGGGGACGTCCCTGCCTGAACTGGCAGTGTCCATTTCTGCAGCACGTCGTGGATTTACCATGTTGATACTTGGAAATGTGATCGGGTCCAATATCACAAACATTGTGCTGGCAATGGGGACCGCTTCAATGATAAGGGAAGTGGTGGTTGAAGACGCCTTCCTGTTCAGGTTCAACCTCGCATATATGCTGTTGTTATCGCTGATTCTGATCCTTGTTGTCAGGAAAAAGGAGATATCCCGCTTGTGGGGTGCCCTATATCTATTGATGTATGTGTTCTTTATATATTCAATTTATACCATCTGA
- a CDS encoding HAD-IA family hydrolase, with protein sequence MLIKAVLFDLDNTLLDFSEMKHMAVNMAIRAMIDQGLDMDPDEAFRSIFETYYEVGIESDNAFSEFLKRRFGQVDERILAAGVNAYLRTKPSFLEPYPNVVPTLIKLIKSGLVIGILTDAPRLKGWQRLCAIRLQHFFDHVITRDDSGAPKTGGLPFEYALGQLKLSSKEVLFVGDSVERDIKGAKAAGMVTALAGYGTKDAEEVILAAQPDYILSDFRELLDIIGL encoded by the coding sequence ATGTTAATAAAGGCTGTCCTGTTCGACCTGGACAATACATTGCTGGATTTTTCTGAAATGAAGCATATGGCAGTGAACATGGCCATAAGGGCCATGATCGACCAGGGGCTTGACATGGACCCTGATGAAGCTTTCAGAAGTATTTTCGAAACGTACTATGAGGTGGGGATCGAATCAGACAACGCATTCAGTGAATTCCTGAAACGAAGGTTCGGCCAGGTGGATGAGCGCATCCTGGCGGCTGGCGTTAATGCATACCTGCGCACTAAGCCCTCTTTCCTGGAGCCATATCCCAATGTGGTGCCTACCCTTATCAAACTTATAAAGTCGGGGCTTGTTATTGGTATATTGACCGATGCGCCCAGGCTTAAGGGATGGCAGCGACTGTGTGCCATTAGACTGCAGCATTTCTTTGACCATGTGATCACCAGGGATGATAGTGGTGCACCGAAAACGGGAGGACTTCCATTCGAATATGCGCTTGGGCAATTGAAACTATCCTCAAAAGAAGTGCTGTTCGTGGGAGACAGTGTTGAGCGAGACATAAAAGGTGCAAAGGCGGCTGGTATGGTTACGGCGCTGGCAGGTTATGGGACCAAGGATGCAGAGGAGGTCATACTAGCTGCCCAACCCGATTATATTCTGTCAGATTTCAGGGAATTGCTGGATATTATCGGTCTGTAA
- the groL gene encoding chaperonin GroEL (60 kDa chaperone family; promotes refolding of misfolded polypeptides especially under stressful conditions; forms two stacked rings of heptamers to form a barrel-shaped 14mer; ends can be capped by GroES; misfolded proteins enter the barrel where they are refolded when GroES binds): MAKQLIFDDEARHALMRGVDQLANTVKITLGPKGRNVVLSSTFGSPTITNDGVTIAKEIDLEDPYEDMGAKLVKEVATKTQDVAGDGTTTATLLAQAILHKGMRNITVGANPIEIKRGIDKATETVVENIKSKSEEVKGKDKVTQVATISANNDEVIGNLISDAMDKVGANGVITVEEAKSMDTYLEVVEGMQFDKGYISPYMSTDTEKMEAVLEEPKILLFDKTISAMKDFLPVLEAVVKENKPLLIIAEDVEGEALATTVLNIIRGTLKVCAVKAPGFGDERKEMMEDIAAVTGAKVISEEKGMKLENTTLSDLGSARKVRVNKEKTIIIEGQGSKDDIERRVSIIEGQIKLEDSEYKIKNLRKRLGKLAGGVAVINVGAATETELKDKKMRIDDALNATKAAIEEGVVAGGGIALIRAARALDDLSLEGDQEIGLNIIRNAIEEPLKQIATNAGKEGSVVVEHIKSETNHNIGYDAKTDEYKDMVEAGIIDPVKVVRSALQNAASIASLVLTTEALVADIPEESSAMPAMPGPESYMGM, from the coding sequence ATGGCAAAACAATTAATTTTCGATGATGAGGCAAGGCATGCCCTGATGAGGGGAGTGGACCAGCTTGCCAATACTGTAAAGATCACACTGGGTCCGAAGGGCAGGAACGTGGTGTTATCATCAACTTTTGGCAGTCCCACTATTACAAATGACGGTGTCACCATAGCTAAGGAAATAGACCTGGAAGACCCGTATGAAGACATGGGCGCCAAACTGGTCAAGGAAGTGGCCACCAAAACCCAGGATGTGGCCGGTGATGGTACAACCACAGCCACTCTGCTGGCACAGGCTATCCTCCACAAGGGCATGAGGAACATCACTGTAGGAGCCAATCCAATTGAAATAAAACGAGGCATAGACAAAGCCACTGAGACTGTGGTTGAAAATATTAAATCCAAGAGTGAGGAAGTAAAAGGTAAGGATAAGGTCACACAGGTTGCTACGATCTCGGCTAACAATGATGAAGTGATCGGGAACCTGATCTCTGATGCCATGGATAAAGTGGGTGCCAATGGTGTAATTACCGTTGAAGAGGCAAAATCCATGGATACATACCTGGAAGTGGTGGAAGGTATGCAGTTCGATAAGGGCTATATTTCCCCGTACATGTCTACGGATACTGAGAAGATGGAGGCCGTGCTTGAAGAGCCGAAGATACTCTTATTTGATAAGACGATCAGTGCAATGAAGGACTTTCTTCCCGTCCTGGAAGCAGTGGTCAAGGAGAATAAACCGCTGTTGATCATTGCAGAAGATGTTGAAGGTGAAGCACTGGCTACTACTGTACTGAACATTATTCGCGGCACGCTTAAAGTATGCGCGGTAAAAGCGCCTGGTTTTGGCGATGAACGCAAAGAGATGATGGAGGACATTGCAGCGGTAACAGGTGCAAAGGTTATCAGCGAAGAAAAAGGTATGAAACTTGAAAATACCACACTGTCTGACCTGGGCAGTGCCCGCAAGGTCAGGGTGAACAAGGAGAAGACCATCATTATCGAAGGTCAGGGCTCAAAGGATGATATTGAGAGAAGGGTATCCATCATTGAGGGCCAGATCAAGCTGGAAGATTCGGAATATAAGATCAAGAACCTCAGGAAGCGCCTTGGTAAGCTGGCAGGTGGTGTGGCTGTGATCAATGTTGGTGCTGCTACTGAGACAGAGCTTAAGGATAAGAAGATGCGTATCGATGATGCATTGAACGCTACCAAGGCTGCCATAGAGGAAGGCGTGGTTGCAGGCGGCGGAATTGCATTGATCAGGGCTGCCAGGGCACTGGATGACCTATCCCTTGAGGGCGACCAGGAGATCGGGCTGAACATTATCAGGAATGCCATTGAGGAGCCGCTGAAACAGATAGCCACTAATGCCGGTAAGGAAGGGTCAGTAGTGGTGGAACACATAAAGTCAGAGACTAATCACAATATAGGGTATGATGCCAAGACAGATGAGTATAAGGATATGGTTGAAGCTGGCATTATCGACCCTGTGAAGGTGGTACGCAGCGCATTGCAGAATGCTGCAAGTATAGCCAGCCTGGTGCTGACCACAGAGGCCCTTGTGGCAGATATACCGGAAGAGTCATCGGCAATGCCCGCTATGCCGGGACCTGAGAGCTACATGGGAATGTAG
- a CDS encoding PDZ domain-containing protein, with protein sequence MMGFDETVTSAVEKVIPSVVNISEVKLIKDAHLHVHPVPGVGSGFIIDSEGCILTNAHVVLGSSDIKVTLEDGRSFPAQLRGMDTMMDLAVINIAAVDLPVPEMAKNNNLKIGQMAIAIGSPLGLVGGPTVTAGVVSAIDRSIQTEMTFMEGLIQTDAAINPGNSGVPLINSQGVVIGVNSAIIPFAQGIGFALPIQPSLWIAEQLREHGEIVRPWISINAVDINQKIMNFYNLPTDKGVVVTNVVSGSEADKAGIEMADILINMDHIQINNVQDMIKVINKYNVGDPIEVEMFRGQEKITVRLVLEKAPVPTAPAVRAIPQVQPIPSPASLP encoded by the coding sequence ATGATGGGATTTGATGAAACAGTAACCAGTGCCGTAGAGAAGGTTATACCCAGTGTGGTAAACATCAGCGAGGTCAAGCTGATAAAGGATGCCCACCTCCATGTGCATCCGGTACCGGGCGTGGGCTCAGGATTCATAATCGATTCGGAAGGCTGCATCCTGACCAATGCCCATGTGGTGCTGGGCTCCTCTGATATCAAAGTGACACTGGAGGACGGGAGGTCCTTCCCTGCACAGCTTCGCGGGATGGACACAATGATGGACCTGGCAGTGATCAATATTGCGGCCGTTGACCTGCCGGTACCTGAAATGGCAAAGAATAACAACTTAAAGATAGGACAAATGGCTATTGCAATAGGCAGTCCGCTGGGGCTTGTGGGCGGGCCTACCGTTACCGCAGGAGTGGTAAGCGCTATCGACCGGTCCATCCAGACCGAGATGACATTCATGGAGGGGCTGATACAGACCGATGCGGCCATCAACCCAGGTAACAGTGGCGTTCCCCTGATTAACAGCCAGGGCGTGGTGATCGGTGTGAATAGTGCAATTATACCTTTTGCCCAGGGTATAGGATTTGCCCTGCCCATCCAGCCCTCATTGTGGATTGCTGAACAACTGCGAGAGCATGGAGAGATAGTGCGCCCGTGGATAAGCATTAATGCAGTGGACATTAACCAGAAAATCATGAACTTCTACAACCTGCCCACTGACAAGGGTGTGGTTGTTACCAACGTGGTGAGCGGCAGTGAGGCTGATAAGGCGGGTATTGAGATGGCTGACATCCTCATCAATATGGACCACATCCAGATAAACAATGTCCAGGACATGATAAAAGTTATTAACAAGTATAATGTGGGTGATCCTATTGAGGTTGAGATGTTCAGGGGACAGGAGAAGATAACAGTCCGGCTTGTGCTTGAGAAGGCACCTGTACCCACAGCCCCGGCAGTGCGGGCCATCCCGCAGGTCCAGCCCATACCGTCCCCGGCCAGTCTGCCGTAG
- a CDS encoding co-chaperone GroES: MNIKPIGERVLIKPMKEEEKTAGGIYIPETAKEQKKQGVVVEIGTADDDKELPVQKGDLIIYTGYSTEDLEIDGEEYLIINISDIIAKLE, encoded by the coding sequence ATGAATATAAAACCAATCGGCGAAAGAGTTTTAATTAAACCAATGAAAGAAGAAGAAAAGACTGCTGGTGGGATCTACATTCCAGAGACTGCGAAAGAACAGAAAAAACAAGGAGTAGTCGTGGAAATAGGCACTGCCGATGATGATAAAGAACTGCCTGTACAGAAAGGTGACCTGATAATATACACAGGATATAGTACAGAAGATCTGGAAATAGACGGGGAAGAATACCTCATAATCAACATAAGCGATATAATCGCAAAGCTTGAGTAG
- a CDS encoding dihydromethanopterin reductase (acceptor) — MRIAWGITGAGHYLSESYEVFRKLKQRNPDLKVSIFISGAGEEVLKMYGLLGSLDSIAPGGYMEEIFLEKDQGKSYPKVGRFLMDKYDHLIISPATSNTVAKITHGIADTLVTNAVTQAVKGSVPVHIVPVDIAGVVRSELPYNIDRDLCQNCEDCPPKNECPNQAFTDEPQIDLLLCDGCGNCIDICTYGAIKGGEVELRIRDIDSRNVQILRGLDEITVLDDPYAILELIL; from the coding sequence ATGAGGATCGCATGGGGAATTACAGGTGCCGGACATTACCTGTCAGAGAGTTATGAAGTATTCAGGAAACTTAAACAACGAAATCCTGACCTGAAAGTATCGATATTCATATCAGGGGCGGGAGAAGAGGTCCTGAAAATGTACGGCTTGCTCGGATCACTGGATAGTATAGCCCCGGGTGGGTATATGGAAGAGATTTTCCTTGAAAAGGACCAGGGCAAAAGTTATCCAAAGGTCGGAAGGTTCCTTATGGATAAATACGACCATCTCATAATATCGCCTGCCACATCAAATACTGTTGCAAAAATAACCCACGGCATTGCAGACACCCTTGTCACCAACGCAGTGACCCAGGCAGTAAAAGGCAGTGTCCCGGTACATATAGTACCGGTGGATATTGCAGGCGTGGTACGCTCGGAACTGCCATATAATATTGACAGGGATCTATGCCAAAATTGTGAGGATTGTCCTCCTAAGAACGAATGTCCCAACCAGGCTTTTACTGATGAGCCGCAGATAGACCTGTTATTGTGTGACGGTTGTGGTAATTGTATTGATATCTGCACGTATGGGGCAATAAAGGGCGGGGAAGTGGAACTCAGGATTCGGGATATTGACAGCAGGAACGTTCAGATACTCAGGGGATTGGATGAGATAACAGTACTTGATGACCCATATGCCATATTAGAATTAATTTTGTGA
- a CDS encoding alpha/beta hydrolase, protein MINVRYYGKEPFQVAVIHGGPGAPGSVAAIARELSKNYGVLEPIQTKTSLEGQVLELYGVLKAFGDLPITLIGHSWGAWLAYIITARYPSLTNKLILVGSGPFEEKYVKSLKEKRFSRLNSKENKDFQFITDELNSPETEEQEKKIIRLGELVSKTDNFKTIEIETEEHDRILAEGNTFQLVWNEASKLRKTGSLLEFGKQIKCPVVAIHGDYDPHPAEGIHTPLKNVIKDFRFYLIKKCGHSPWKEQYANKRFYKIIREEIDSIRYTAKL, encoded by the coding sequence ATGATAAATGTTAGATATTATGGAAAAGAACCATTTCAAGTTGCTGTAATTCATGGCGGACCTGGAGCACCAGGTAGTGTTGCTGCAATTGCAAGAGAATTATCAAAGAATTATGGTGTATTAGAACCAATCCAGACCAAAACATCTCTCGAAGGGCAAGTATTGGAATTATACGGTGTCTTAAAGGCCTTTGGAGACTTACCCATTACGTTAATTGGACATTCCTGGGGAGCATGGTTAGCATATATCATAACAGCAAGATATCCTTCTTTGACAAATAAACTAATTCTCGTCGGCAGTGGTCCATTTGAAGAGAAATACGTCAAAAGTCTAAAAGAAAAAAGATTCAGCCGTTTGAACTCTAAAGAAAACAAAGATTTCCAATTTATTACAGATGAATTGAATTCTCCTGAAACAGAAGAACAGGAAAAAAAAATTATCAGGCTTGGCGAACTGGTATCAAAAACAGACAATTTCAAAACAATCGAAATTGAAACAGAAGAGCATGATAGAATTTTGGCTGAAGGAAATACATTTCAATTAGTATGGAACGAAGCATCAAAATTAAGAAAAACAGGATCACTTTTGGAATTTGGAAAACAAATTAAATGTCCTGTTGTTGCAATCCATGGAGATTACGATCCACATCCTGCAGAAGGAATACATACACCTTTAAAGAATGTTATAAAAGATTTTCGGTTTTACCTTATTAAAAAATGCGGGCATTCACCCTGGAAAGAACAATATGCTAACAAACGGTTTTATAAAATAATAAGAGAAGAAATAGATAGTATCCGATATACTGCTAAATTGTAA
- a CDS encoding radical SAM protein: MVITLPDTIMDGLKFPIYENFLFKVFAYIDHGSVRVKTSGPLRFLMNRFTGPLVSIFEGEVPVRVTNDALFFSTWIPPIPSLAFDRLVHSQIKNMMARTFWKLGMPASTNPEQVTISITEECPNRCIHCALPDTKNKTSLSVPAIKDIIDQSVDMGATQIIFDGGEPMIYEGLEELVSYVPDGAIATVFTSGSGLTKEKALALAEAGMFSVNVSLDSPKEGEHDRIRGREGVFSEAMNAISYSLYAGMLVDIYVVVAPHNIHDLDEFYDLAESMGVHELSFYEIVPTGRWIDHKKDILSPEHHQLLDEFVERRSGGAVKVFCIPHVMSTTGCFAGRRWLHVTPQGDVLPCACIPITYGNVNDEPLKDLWRRIQKTGIYRSPDCLMRDEKFRAEYIEGRD, from the coding sequence ATGGTAATCACATTACCTGATACGATTATGGATGGACTGAAATTCCCAATATATGAAAACTTCCTTTTTAAAGTATTCGCTTATATTGACCACGGTTCTGTAAGAGTGAAAACTTCGGGTCCTTTGCGCTTCCTGATGAATCGCTTTACCGGCCCCCTGGTAAGCATCTTTGAAGGGGAAGTTCCTGTAAGGGTCACTAATGATGCACTGTTTTTTTCTACCTGGATACCTCCCATTCCTTCCCTGGCATTTGACAGGCTGGTGCACAGTCAAATAAAGAATATGATGGCCCGGACCTTTTGGAAACTTGGCATGCCTGCGTCCACCAACCCGGAACAAGTGACTATTTCCATCACAGAAGAGTGTCCGAACAGGTGCATCCACTGTGCCCTTCCGGATACCAAGAATAAGACAAGTCTATCTGTTCCTGCTATCAAGGATATTATTGACCAGTCTGTGGATATGGGGGCCACCCAGATAATTTTTGACGGCGGTGAGCCCATGATATATGAAGGACTTGAGGAACTTGTCTCCTATGTCCCGGATGGGGCCATAGCAACTGTATTCACATCCGGTTCAGGTCTCACAAAAGAAAAAGCCCTGGCGCTGGCAGAAGCTGGCATGTTTAGTGTAAATGTCAGTCTTGACAGCCCTAAGGAGGGCGAACATGACAGGATTCGAGGCAGGGAGGGTGTATTTAGTGAAGCTATGAATGCCATAAGTTACAGCCTGTATGCAGGAATGCTGGTAGACATTTATGTGGTGGTGGCACCCCATAACATCCATGATCTGGATGAGTTCTACGATCTGGCCGAATCGATGGGGGTGCATGAGCTATCTTTCTATGAGATAGTACCTACAGGAAGGTGGATAGACCATAAAAAGGATATACTCTCACCTGAACACCATCAACTGCTGGATGAGTTCGTTGAACGAAGAAGCGGCGGGGCAGTGAAGGTGTTCTGTATACCCCATGTCATGAGTACTACCGGCTGTTTTGCAGGCCGGCGCTGGCTGCATGTGACACCACAAGGTGATGTCCTGCCCTGTGCCTGTATCCCGATAACATACGGCAATGTAAATGATGAGCCGCTAAAAGACCTCTGGCGGCGGATCCAGAAAACCGGGATTTACCGCTCTCCTGACTGCCTTATGAGGGATGAAAAATTCAGGGCAGAGTATATTGAAGGACGGGATTGA
- a CDS encoding NOG1 family protein codes for MIFEKIHTIPTSEELLDKAFRKASRARKGKTVRSEFSRRRAEESMLLTAANILSDNLANVVRQFPSFENIPEFYRELADILVGVDALRTNIASVQWAGEKIHEIARLHVGKMRHSDDPVSVRKAAYGRISSITRDVDKNLRLLNDARNKLRKLPDVGIEPTVVIAGYPNVGKSSFVALVSSATPEVATYPFTTKGLAVGHFKVGITRCQIVDTPGLLDRPLGQRNEIELQAISALRHLGDVLLFIIDPSGTCGYEPDEQMRLLDEVREHIDMPLLVAANKVDLLVAADKVNLLVADSKFNNPDKMSGSEFDAVMSTLTGEGVDDVMGRLVSMMDIGKYDGTIEQ; via the coding sequence ATGATATTTGAGAAGATACATACCATCCCAACTTCGGAAGAACTTCTGGACAAGGCCTTTCGCAAAGCCAGTCGTGCCCGGAAAGGGAAGACGGTCAGAAGTGAATTTTCCCGCCGCCGGGCTGAAGAGTCCATGTTGTTGACCGCAGCCAACATACTATCGGATAACCTTGCAAATGTGGTGCGGCAGTTTCCAAGTTTTGAAAATATCCCTGAATTCTACAGGGAATTAGCAGACATACTGGTGGGTGTGGATGCATTAAGGACCAATATTGCATCAGTGCAGTGGGCTGGTGAGAAGATACATGAAATTGCACGGCTGCACGTGGGAAAGATGCGGCACAGCGATGACCCTGTGTCTGTTCGTAAGGCTGCTTACGGCAGGATATCTTCTATCACAAGGGATGTGGATAAGAATCTCAGGTTACTGAATGATGCAAGGAATAAACTGAGAAAACTACCTGATGTAGGTATTGAACCTACAGTTGTTATCGCTGGTTATCCTAATGTGGGAAAATCCAGTTTCGTTGCCCTGGTGTCAAGTGCAACTCCAGAGGTTGCCACCTATCCTTTCACCACCAAGGGGCTGGCTGTGGGGCATTTCAAAGTGGGAATTACCAGGTGCCAGATAGTGGACACACCGGGTCTGCTGGACAGGCCGCTGGGACAGCGTAATGAAATTGAACTGCAGGCCATCTCGGCATTGAGGCACCTTGGCGATGTGCTGTTGTTCATTATTGACCCATCTGGTACATGTGGGTATGAGCCGGATGAGCAGATGAGGCTTCTGGATGAAGTGAGGGAGCATATTGATATGCCCTTACTTGTGGCAGCCAATAAGGTTGACCTGCTGGTAGCGGCTGATAAAGTTAACCTGCTGGTGGCAGACAGTAAATTTAACAATCCGGATAAAATGTCAGGGAGTGAATTCGATGCGGTCATGTCAACCCTGACAGGTGAAGGTGTGGACGATGTGATGGGTCGGCTGGTGTCTATGATGGATATTGGGAAGTATGACGGCACAATTGAACAATAA
- a CDS encoding class I SAM-dependent methyltransferase, translating into MKQWYETLFEDYGKKYDNENFTQGTIGECDFIEKEINYNKSLSIIDIGCGTGRHSIELTERGYKVIGIDLSESQLEQAKAKAKAQNLQIDFQKHDARNLPFKNEYDLAIMLCEGAFPLMETDELNYKILRNAASSLKAAGKLIFTTLNGLFPLFHSVEEFCASTTEEGNATNSKNTFDLMTFRDFNITTVEDDFGNKKELECNERYYVPSEITWLLKSLEFKKIDIYGAKLGAFSRNDKLTTEDFEMLVIAEK; encoded by the coding sequence ATGAAACAATGGTATGAAACACTATTTGAAGACTATGGTAAAAAATATGATAATGAAAACTTTACACAAGGCACAATTGGTGAGTGTGATTTCATCGAAAAAGAAATTAATTATAATAAATCGCTAAGCATTATTGATATAGGATGTGGAACTGGCAGACACTCGATCGAATTAACAGAAAGGGGATACAAGGTTATAGGAATTGATTTGTCAGAATCACAATTGGAGCAAGCAAAAGCAAAAGCAAAAGCTCAAAACCTGCAAATAGATTTTCAAAAACATGATGCAAGGAATTTGCCATTTAAGAATGAATATGATTTGGCAATAATGCTCTGCGAAGGAGCGTTTCCATTAATGGAAACAGATGAACTGAATTATAAAATCCTCCGAAATGCAGCCAGTTCTTTAAAGGCTGCCGGCAAGCTGATTTTTACAACACTTAATGGATTATTCCCGTTGTTTCATTCAGTTGAGGAATTTTGTGCATCAACAACAGAAGAGGGAAATGCAACCAATAGTAAGAATACTTTTGATTTAATGACATTTCGGGATTTCAATATTACAACTGTAGAAGATGATTTTGGAAATAAGAAAGAATTGGAATGTAATGAAAGATATTATGTGCCTTCTGAAATTACATGGCTATTAAAATCACTCGAATTTAAAAAGATTGATATTTATGGAGCAAAACTCGGAGCCTTTTCAAGGAATGATAAACTTACAACTGAAGATTTTGAGATGCTGGTTATTGCTGAAAAATAA